In Pyrus communis chromosome 1, drPyrComm1.1, whole genome shotgun sequence, the following are encoded in one genomic region:
- the LOC137708083 gene encoding uncharacterized protein, whose translation MNPNQDVALDCDGISSQNTAKFGNQKFGETQKPHQPQQHKKQVRRRLHTSRPCQERLLNMAEARREIVTALKFHRAAMKQASEQQQQQDQQPQEQQALEPQSRPRFKQEARIESRRNPRIYPSSTSNYQETPPFSSDFSYQYPNPCQYSNPYSWTHSTVAPPLPYENFDFTLPNQTLGLNLNFQDFNNINTTLYHNTNSPSIFSTSGWSPSSSSSPTLSAPTTDPEILSAAGASSSFHIEAEDAPAVADAVDSAGVIAISGGDGMHAAIDDEEMAEIRSIGEQHQMEWNDTMNLVTSAWWFKFLKVVELGGGPQEKDEDDGYHHPFDAVMEFPAWLNANESCFQNDHLNDCYSGDYFQDPALPW comes from the coding sequence ATGAATCCCAACCAGGACGTCGCACTGGACTGTGATGGTATCTCAAGTCAAAACACTGCCAAATTTGGCAACCAAAAATTTGGAGAAACCCAGAAACCCCACCAGCCTCAGCAACACAAAAAACAAGTGAGGCGGAGACTCCACACCAGCAGGCCCTGCCAAGAGAGGCTTTTGAACATGGCTGAGGCTAGGAGAGAGATTGTTACTGCTCTCAAGTTTCATAGGGCAGCTATGAAACAAGCCAGTgaacaacagcaacaacaagACCAACAACCTCAGGAGCAACAAGCACTTGAGCCACAATCCCGACCTCGCTTCAAACAAGAAGCGAGGATCGAATCGAGGAGAAACCCTCGAATTTACCCGTCAAGCACGTCAAATTATCAGGAAACTCCGCCTTTCTCATCTGATTTTTCATACCAATATCCAAACCCATGTCAATATTCAAATCCATATTCTTGGACTCATTCCACAGTTGCACCTCCACTACCTTacgaaaattttgatttcacaCTTCCAAACCAAACCCTTGGCCTCAACCTCAACTTCCAAGATTTCAACAACATAAACACAACCCTTTACCACAACACCAACAGCCCGTCAATTTTCTCCACCTCCGGCTGGTCTCCCtcgtcatcttcttcccccactcTCTCTGCTCCCACTACCGATCCTGAAATTCTCTCAGCTGCAGGAGCCTCTTCCTCTTTCCATATTGAAGCGGAGGATGCTCCTGCGGTGGCTGATGCTGTTGACTCCGCCGGGGTTATCGCAATCAGTGGCGGAGATGGCATGCATGCAGCAATCGACGACGAGGAGATGGCGGAGATCAGATCGATAGGGGAGCAGCACCAGATGGAGTGGAACGACACCATGAACTTGGTCACGTCAGCATGGTGGTTTAAGTTTTTGAAGGTCGTGGAGCTCGGTGGGGGCCCACAAGAGAAGGATGAGGACGATGGATACCACCATCCGTTTGATGCAGTCATGGAATTTCCAGCCTGGTTGAATGCAAATGAGAGCTGTTTTCAGAATGATCATTTGAATGATTGCTATTCGGGCGATTATTTTCAAGATCCTGCCTTGCCTTGGTAA